Within the Clostridium scatologenes genome, the region TATATGCCTTATCTCCTTCAACCTTGACCCATTCGTGATCCTTACTGTACTTTAGATTTTCTAAAATTTTCATACTTATTCCCCCTACCTAATATAATTTTTTTAATATTTCTATGTTTTAATCAACATTAATCAACTTATTTTTTATAATTCTTTTTATAAAATTTCTTATCTATTATTTCAGCCTTAACACCCTTATTTCTAATTATAATTTCTATTTCTTTTCCCAAATTTGCATATTCTGCTTTTACAAGAGCAAGTCCTATATTTTTATTTAAAGAAGGTGATTTATATCCTGTAGTAACAACTCCAATTTCCTCATCATTTACTTGAACCTTATAACCATGCCTTGGAATTCCTCTATCCTTCATTTCAAATCCAACAATTTTTCTTTTTAATCCTTGAGATTTTTGTTTCATCAATGCTTCCTTGCCTATAAATTCATCCTTATTTAACTTTACAAAAAAACCAATTCCTGCTTCCAAAGGGCTTATATCCTCAGTAAGCTCATTGCCATACAAAGGCAAACTTGCTTCAAACCTCAAAGTATCCCTACATCCAAGTCCAACAGGCATGAGTCCATCATCTTTTCCAACCTCTAAAAGTTTAACCCATATGCTTTCCCCGTCTTTAGCATTACAAAATATTTCAAAACCATCTTCCCCTGTATAACCCGTTCTTGATACCATACAATCAATATTATTGACTTTTACATTTCTTTCACAGTAAAAAAACTTTATCTTTTCTAAGTCTATATTTACAATCTTCTGTAATATCATCTGAGCTTTTGGACCTTGAACAGCAAATTCACAAATATCTGGAGATATATTTACAATATCTACAGCTAAATTATATTTGTGATCCATCATCCATTTAAAATCTTTATCTATATTACCTGCATTAATAACTATATAAAAATAATCATCAGCATATTTATACACTAATATGTCATCTACTGTTCCTCCATTTTCATAACACATTGGGCTATAGAGTGCCTGATTATTTTCTAATATGGAAGCATCATTAGTAATTATGTTTTGTACAAATTTCAGAGCATCTTTGCCTTTAACTTCTACTTCTCCCATATGTGATACATCAAAAATACCTGCTGCATTTCGTACTGCTTCATGTTCAGCAACTATACCTTGATATTGAACTGGAAGTGCCCATCCAGCAAAATCTATAATTTTGCCTCCATACCTTGGATAGACATCAAACAATGGTGTTTTCTTCAAATCCCCCATAATTAACCCCTCCTTGAATTATATATAAAAAAAGACATAATGATACTTCTATCATCATGCCTCTGTTTAACACTGTTAGTTGTGTAATACAATCTTAGGAAAATATATACTCACTATTCAGAGTTCCATCCAGTATAAATCCCTTTGCCTGAGAGTTTTTATAAAAATACTTCTTTTATATTTCCCCGACGGCTATCCACTTAAAGATATCTCTTTATACTTTCATCTGTCTTTATTCAATTATAAACAAACTTTATAAGTTCTATTACATTATATTATATAGCTGTGTTTTTTTCAATAGTTTTTAACTTATTTGCTATAAATTTCAAACTCAAGTTTTTAATTAAAAATCTTCTATAAAAAACACACCACAAGCACCTGCCCCTGCATATACTCCAACTACACATCCAACTTCGCACTCAATAAACTTATTATTTTTTTCTTTCAAGTCTTCTCTTAGATTATCTAAAATATCTTTATTTTCCACATGCAAAAGTACAGAGGTCTCCCCCTGCTTTATACCCTTTTTATCTAAATAATCTAGTATAACTCTTATAGCTTTTTTACTTCCTCTTACTTTATCTATTACAATCAATTCTCCATCTTCTATGGAAATTATTGGTTTTATACCTAAGATATTTGCTATAGTCCCTGCAGTTTTAGATATTCTTCCACCTTTAATCAGATTGTCCATTGTTCCAAATGCCAATACACTTTTTACATGAGGAATTAAATTTTTAATTTCTGTTTCTATATCATATATCCCTAAACCTTTTTCTTTTAGTTCAGCTGACTTCATTACTAAAATTCCAAGACCTGATGTAACATTAAAGCCATCTATTACTACAATATCTTCTGTTTCTAATGTGTCTTTGGCTATACAAGCTGATTGATAAGTACCACTTAATTTTGACGAAATATGTATTGATACTATCTTATATCCTTGATCAAGATATTTTTTATAACACTCCATAAATCTTTGTGGATTTACCTGTGCTGTTGTTGGAAAATCTTTGTTTCCATCCATTTTAGACAATAATGTATGTAAATTTATTCCCACACCATCTTGATAAGTTTCTTCACCAAAGCTAACAAGGAGTGGAAGTACTTCAATATCATATTTTTCTATTATATCCATTGGTAGATCTGATGTACTATCCGTTATTATCTTTATTTTTTCCATACCTTAACTTCCTCCTACTTCATGGTTGGAAAATCCATTTGTCTTAATGCCTCATACGCAACAATAGCTACTGTATTAGACAAATTCAATGATCGAGTTGTAGTATTTATCATAGGTACTCTTATACATTTTTTAGGATCACTTTCTCTTATATAATCTGGAAGTCCACAAGATTCCCTTCCAAATACAATAAAATCTCCTTCTTTATATTCTACTTCATGATAAAAATTATCACCATGTGTAGTAGAAAAATAAAAATTTGAATCCTTATATTTTTCTCTTAATTCTTCATAAGACTCATATACCTTAAGATCTAAGTATTTCCAATAATCCAATCCTGCTCTTTTTAAATGTTTCTCATCAAGACTAAATCCTAAAGGTTTTATCAAATGAAGTTTACAATTCGTAAGCACACAGGTTCTCGCTATATTACCTGTATTTTGTGGTATTTCTGGTTGAAACAATACTATATTTAAATTCAAAACATTACCCAACTTTTATACAGCATAACTCAAATTGTCTCTATTCAAAGCTGAAAATTGGGTTTCCACCTACCTTTCACTTTTAAAATTACAATATTTCTTAGTTCAAAGCAAATAGTAGATAGTTAGAAAAGTCATCTCAAACTTATTATGTTCTCTTACTATCCAATATTAATTGCAAATTGCTTTAAAATCCCCTTAAATAATCAGAATTTAATAGTTTTATATAAATATATTATCTCATAATAACACAAGAACAAAAAGGTGTAAATATGGTAAAGCTAAGTTAATAAATAAAACCTTTATGAATCTGAACTTTGTTTTAAATATTTTATTATACCATTTGATATATTTACAGATAATCTTTTTAAAACTTCATCTTTAGATAGCTTGTCCCTATCTTCACTATTAGTTATAAAACCACATTCTACTAATGCACAAGGAATTTTACTATATCTTAATATTGCAACATTCTGCTTTTTTATCCCCTTACTTTCCCATTTATCACTTTTTACAGCTTCCTTCTCTAAAATATTTGCCAATTTTATTCTTTCATCTTTTTGGTAATTTTGTACATCATAATACAAAGTTGTTATTCCTTTAAAGTTTGTATCACTAATAGAATTTACATGAATAGATACAAATACAGTTCCAGATGATGCATTCACTCTTCTTCCAATTTCCTTTAAAGGTATAAGTTCATCCTTATTTCTTGTAAGAACTACTGTATATCCTTTGCTTTTTAAATATGCTTCTGCATATTTTACCATCTTTAAAGTTAAATCTTTTTCATATAAATTTTTATAGCTTGTACCATTATCAATTCCACCATGTCCTGCATCCAATACTATTACATCTTTGTTTATATTTTTATTTATATTAGTAGCAGTTGATTTTTTTGTTTCACCTTTATCTACAGCCATTACTACAGGTTGAACTTGTGTTAATTCACCTTTATTCACATTTATTACAGTTTTGTTAAATAATAACATTAATAAGGTAAAAAAAATACAAGAAAATGTGAATTTTTTTTTATTTGCAATTCTCATGTTTTAATCTCCTTATACTTTTTAATTCATAGTCATCAATAAATAATATGTATTTTCCCTCTACAACCATGGGAATATAAATTAAGTATTAAGTATTTATATTATAACATCTATTGTTAAATTATTCCATTATTTTAACAATAAACTTATTAATTAAATAAAATCTTTTAAATTATAATAAATTTTTGAAACAATAAAAAATACACCGGAACTCAACCAACTTTTAAGTTCTAGTGTATAAAAATTTCTTTATTATATTTTAAAATATATGTTCATAATGTAGTAATCTTTTGATTTTAAACATTTTATGGTGCGGGTAACAGGATTCGAACCTGCATGATTTCTCACTAGAACCTGAATCTAGCGCGTCTGCCGTTTCGCCATACCCGCTCACATCCTTAATACAACAACCTCATTTTACCATATATAAGCATTTTATGTCAATTTAAGAACATTTACTATATAATTTCTATTTACAAATATCTATTTAATAATAAAGGCTATATATTTTAAAGTAATTTTATATATTAAAAGTGTCACAAGATTATTTATAGCTATATAAATAATCTTGTGACACTCATTAATTTTTAGGAGCACTTGGTGCAGTACTTGGCTGAGCAGTTGGTGTTGTTGGTGTTGTTGCAGCTGGTACTGCTGGTGGAATAACTGGTGGGGTTTCTGGCTTTTTAGTTCCTCTTTTTATTATTCCTTCTACTGGCTCATAATAATCATCTGTAATTGTTTCTTGGCTAATTAATTTTCCATTTTGTGTTGTAGTTTTTGTTACTTTAACCTTATAACCTGTTGAAAAAGGTTTTTCAACTTCTGTTTTTCCTTCTGGTAAAGTAGCATCATCTTGATATTTTATATTTGGTTCTACTGTTTGATAAACATTTGAACTTAACTCTGTTACTATACCTGCTAAAGAATTATTGGAGTATACATTAAATAAAACAACTCCTCCTGAAGCATCACCTTCTATGTATATAGGGTATTTTAATGTATTTTTAAACTTATAATCCAAATTACCATAATCTACTGTAGCATCCATACCTAATTTTACATAATGAGATGGTAATGAGTGATGAGTTCTCTCTACTGATTTTATATTTGCTCTAATCACTGCATTATATAAAGTACTTGAAACTTGGCATATTCCTCCGCCAAGACCTGAATCCACCTTATCTCCTATGATTACAGGTGCAGCTTGATACCCTCTTTCTGCAGTTCGCTCTCCTACTATGTCATTAAAGCTAAAGGTATCACCTGGCATGAGTATTTTTCCATTTATACTTTTTGTGGCTAAAACTATATTGTTTTCCCTTTCAGGTGAAGATATACTTCCATACTCTGTACTAAACTCACCTATTTTATAATTTATACTAGAAATTTTATCACCTGTTATCTTTGCATTTACTGCCTGCATAGGTGCTTTTATATCAATGTCATGATCAATTTCTCCATTAATTTTAGATGAAAGTTCCTTTTTTAGTTTGTCCTTCTGAAGTGTTTCACCCTTCTTCTCTGGGACTACTTTAATATTTCCTTGACTAATATTCAAAGTTGCATCTACAGGTGCCTTATTTACCTCTTTTTCAATACTATCTATAAATTCATTTACAGGTTTATTATCATACACAAGCTTTAAATTAAACTTTTTAGTAGATGAAAATTTTATAAGTTGGTATTTTTTTAGTAGATTTCTGTCCTTACCATAATTGAAAGCTTGATTTATAGCACCATCAATATCATATTTAGGATTTATTTTTGAAAAATCTAATGTATAATTCCTTGCATCCGTTTTAATATTTAATTTCTTTTTTATAATTCCAACTTTATATTTTTTTTCTATTATACTTTTAGCTTCCCCCTTTGTTTTTCCTGACAAATCCTGATTTTCAATTTTTACTCCTGGATATATTCGATTACTCCAGGCTTTTGCAGTATTGTACTGATATATTATAAATATTATCATACCTACTATTACTGCCGCACCAATTAGCATTTTTGATAATATGTTGTTTTTTTTCATACTATCATTGCTTTTTACCATGGAATCACCTCTTAATCTACTTCATAGCTTATACTAATATTCTATAATAAGTGTAAGCTAAGGTTTTAAATAATTTTAACTAATCTTAAGGTAGAATCCATATTACGGAGGTCTTTCCTATCTTAAGTAAGTTTTATTCACACATATTTTAATTATACTATAAAAACTACTTAATTTGAATTAGTTTTTCATAGAAGAATTAGAATATAGATTAAATATTACATTTCTACTAGATATATACGCTTGAATGTATACAGGATATTTATATATATTCTTAAATTTATAATCTATATTTCCATAATCAACTGTAGCATCCATACCTTGCGGCACATAATGTACTGGCATAGTATGATGTTCCCTTTCTATAGACGTCATTCCAGATCTATTTACTGCATTATACAATGTGGTAGATACCTGACATATTCCTCCTCCCAAACCGGATTCTAGTTTGTTTCCTATAATTACAGGCGCTGGTTCGTATCCTCTTTCTTCTGTTCTTTCACCAACTGTATCATTAAAACTAAATACTTCACCAGGCATAAGTATCTTTCCATTTATACTACTAGTCGCTAATGCTATATTATTAGCTCTTTGCGATGAAGAAGCTGCATAATTAGTAGAGTATGTCCCAATTAACGTATCTATACTTTTTAAAGATTCTCCTTTTATATTTGCAGGTATTTGTTTAACCAATGCAGTTATATTAACATCCTGCCCTATACTTCCATTCATTTTACTAAGAGTTTCTTTTTCTAATTTATCCTTTTCTAACTTTTTTCCATTAACTTCAGAAATCACATTTAAATTACCTTTATCTATTTCTAATGATGCATTAACAGGATCTTTATTAACTTCTAATTGAATATTATTAATTAATTCCTTTACTGGTTTTTCATCATAATAAAATTTCAAATCAAAATTTTTATCTTTACTCATTTTTAATATTATATATTGTACAAATATATTTGAACTTTTTCCATAATTAAAAGCAGTATTTACCACATCATCAATGTCATATTGAGGAGATATTTTTGAATAATTTAAAGCATAAACTTTACCTTCTACATTTATATTTATATTTTTTTTCACTATTTGTTCTGAAAAATTATGTTTTAGTATCTCTTTAGCTTCATTCTTAGTTTTTTCTGAAATATTTACTCCGCCTACTGTTACTCTAGGATATACCAACCCATTCCAATATTTTATATAATTATAATTATAAGTTATATACCCACAAGCAGCAGATACTAAAAGTATTGTAAATATCATAAACGGCACTGCAAGTTTACTTTTTCTAGCTCTTTTTCTACCTCTCCTATTTCTTCTCATGTTTATCCTCCCCAACACAATTTTCCAATGTTATTATACTATAGAATTATTGCTTTTTGTATTTTTATAATGTAATTATTAAATCAAAATTTTTTAATATTAATAACTCATTGTTAAAAGAATTGAAAAATTCCAATTTAACATAATAAAATTAAAGTGTTATAATTTAATAATAAATTATTCATTATTTTTGTTTAAATATGTTATATTTGTAATGATTTTAACCCTTTAAAAAACTTAATAATTATATATTAACGGAGGAAGCCTTTATAAAATGCATGAAGTTTCTAATATACAAAATGAAACTAAAATCAAAATCAAATCAAATCGAATAAAAACAATCATTATAATTATAATATTTATTACTTTTATTATAGTTAACTCAGCTGGATTATTTATAGGCAATTTAATTTATACTAAAGCCTGCCTTGAACAAACTAGTAAAGGTGTAGCTAATTTACATGAAATATATAAAAATACCTTTGATAACAATAGATTTTTAAAATTGTCTAAAGAAGATGTAGTTATAAATTCTAAATATGGATATAAACTAAGTGGTACTTATATACACAATCCTGTAAAAACAGAAAAT harbors:
- the gcvT gene encoding glycine cleavage system aminomethyltransferase GcvT, whose protein sequence is MGDLKKTPLFDVYPRYGGKIIDFAGWALPVQYQGIVAEHEAVRNAAGIFDVSHMGEVEVKGKDALKFVQNIITNDASILENNQALYSPMCYENGGTVDDILVYKYADDYFYIVINAGNIDKDFKWMMDHKYNLAVDIVNISPDICEFAVQGPKAQMILQKIVNIDLEKIKFFYCERNVKVNNIDCMVSRTGYTGEDGFEIFCNAKDGESIWVKLLEVGKDDGLMPVGLGCRDTLRFEASLPLYGNELTEDISPLEAGIGFFVKLNKDEFIGKEALMKQKSQGLKRKIVGFEMKDRGIPRHGYKVQVNDEEIGVVTTGYKSPSLNKNIGLALVKAEYANLGKEIEIIIRNKGVKAEIIDKKFYKKNYKK
- a CDS encoding DegV family protein → MEKIKIITDSTSDLPMDIIEKYDIEVLPLLVSFGEETYQDGVGINLHTLLSKMDGNKDFPTTAQVNPQRFMECYKKYLDQGYKIVSIHISSKLSGTYQSACIAKDTLETEDIVVIDGFNVTSGLGILVMKSAELKEKGLGIYDIETEIKNLIPHVKSVLAFGTMDNLIKGGRISKTAGTIANILGIKPIISIEDGELIVIDKVRGSKKAIRVILDYLDKKGIKQGETSVLLHVENKDILDNLREDLKEKNNKFIECEVGCVVGVYAGAGACGVFFIEDF
- a CDS encoding tRNA (cytidine(34)-2'-O)-methyltransferase, giving the protein MNLNIVLFQPEIPQNTGNIARTCVLTNCKLHLIKPLGFSLDEKHLKRAGLDYWKYLDLKVYESYEELREKYKDSNFYFSTTHGDNFYHEVEYKEGDFIVFGRESCGLPDYIRESDPKKCIRVPMINTTTRSLNLSNTVAIVAYEALRQMDFPTMK
- a CDS encoding VanW family protein; the encoded protein is MRRNRRGRKRARKSKLAVPFMIFTILLVSAACGYITYNYNYIKYWNGLVYPRVTVGGVNISEKTKNEAKEILKHNFSEQIVKKNININVEGKVYALNYSKISPQYDIDDVVNTAFNYGKSSNIFVQYIILKMSKDKNFDLKFYYDEKPVKELINNIQLEVNKDPVNASLEIDKGNLNVISEVNGKKLEKDKLEKETLSKMNGSIGQDVNITALVKQIPANIKGESLKSIDTLIGTYSTNYAASSSQRANNIALATSSINGKILMPGEVFSFNDTVGERTEERGYEPAPVIIGNKLESGLGGGICQVSTTLYNAVNRSGMTSIEREHHTMPVHYVPQGMDATVDYGNIDYKFKNIYKYPVYIQAYISSRNVIFNLYSNSSMKN
- a CDS encoding VanW family protein, coding for MVKSNDSMKKNNILSKMLIGAAVIVGMIIFIIYQYNTAKAWSNRIYPGVKIENQDLSGKTKGEAKSIIEKKYKVGIIKKKLNIKTDARNYTLDFSKINPKYDIDGAINQAFNYGKDRNLLKKYQLIKFSSTKKFNLKLVYDNKPVNEFIDSIEKEVNKAPVDATLNISQGNIKVVPEKKGETLQKDKLKKELSSKINGEIDHDIDIKAPMQAVNAKITGDKISSINYKIGEFSTEYGSISSPERENNIVLATKSINGKILMPGDTFSFNDIVGERTAERGYQAAPVIIGDKVDSGLGGGICQVSSTLYNAVIRANIKSVERTHHSLPSHYVKLGMDATVDYGNLDYKFKNTLKYPIYIEGDASGGVVLFNVYSNNSLAGIVTELSSNVYQTVEPNIKYQDDATLPEGKTEVEKPFSTGYKVKVTKTTTQNGKLISQETITDDYYEPVEGIIKRGTKKPETPPVIPPAVPAATTPTTPTAQPSTAPSAPKN
- a CDS encoding N-acetylmuramoyl-L-alanine amidase family protein, which codes for MRIANKKKFTFSCIFFTLLMLLFNKTVINVNKGELTQVQPVVMAVDKGETKKSTATNINKNINKDVIVLDAGHGGIDNGTSYKNLYEKDLTLKMVKYAEAYLKSKGYTVVLTRNKDELIPLKEIGRRVNASSGTVFVSIHVNSISDTNFKGITTLYYDVQNYQKDERIKLANILEKEAVKSDKWESKGIKKQNVAILRYSKIPCALVECGFITNSEDRDKLSKDEVLKRLSVNISNGIIKYLKQSSDS